The genomic region GAAGACATTTCGTTGTGAGGTTGCTGATGAAGTATGTTTCAGCCAAAGAAGATTTGAAAATAAGGTTGAAATTATGGATCTTTTTGAGAGTCACAGTGGAAGTTATTTTACAGGAGGTACCTTTAAAAAAGAGTTTGAACATGAATTCGGTGCTGAAAAAATTGAGCAGTATAATATTGACACTAGTAAACTCCAACCCAATTTTTTTGATGAAAGTGCAATAAAGGAAATTTGTACTGAACTTAATAAGATAAAAAAACGTGATCAAGTTCAGGAATTTATATTTGATACATACTTGAAATGCATGGAAATGACTCAAACTTGGGGTGGAAAGCATGAAATAAATGCAATGTCTGATCTACTAAATACAGCGATAATAGTGTCTGAGAAAGATTCAAAAGATCTTATATACAATGAAAAGAAAAAATACTGTAACAAAATACGCTTGTCTTATAAAGAAAATAATCATTATCAATTTTATCAAGTAGAGTATTCAAATTTGATGAAGTTTGTTCTGAGTTTCATTCAATCATTTGAAACGAGGCTTATTATATATGATATACTTGCAAGTACACTGAGAGAGGGGAACAGAATATTTTCGGATGGGGTGAGCATTAACAGGTTTGTGCAAAGTATTTTTGGATGTTCAACACATGATGATTGGGAGATGTTTGGTATGAAAGCATCTTTGAGAGAAGGTAATGTAACAAAAGCGACAAAAAGTTTTATTAATCTATCAGACTTAATAGGAACGTTTAATGAATATAAACTGGGCTTTAGAAAAATATTAATGGATGCTGGATGCAATATTTTTCAAAGTTTTGAAATGCAGTTTGAGAAAATAGGCTTTGATCATATTTCAAAGATAGCAGATGATATCGTAGATAAGATAATTGAATATTACATTCAGAAAGAATACAAGGGAGATTTGAGCAATATAAGAATAGCTGAAACCCTTGTTCTAAATACATACTTTCAAGGTATGTCTGCGCAGTATGGAGAAATAAGTTATAATCTTAGAGACCTATATGAAAATATCGGAATTGCAGAAGGCAGTGAAGGCTCTTTCGTCTATTATAGAAAGAAAAGTGAGGATAAATCTAGTCAGTATGGTTATCGCCGTTCCCTTATGGGTGAAAAGTCGAAAAGAACATATGATACAAGATATATTAGAGTAGAAGCTACAAACGTAGAACTTGAAAACTATGTGTATACTTTAGATGCCTTAAATATACAAGAATTTAAGGCTAAAGTGGAGAAGGTATTTTATATTGTCAATAAAGAAATCCAAATGCCAAGCAAAAAGATAATTGAGGATCTTATAGTAAAAATTAAATCCCATATTGAACAAGAGGTAAGCTTTTTAAACGAGCATATCTTATTTTGTTGTCAAGAGCGCAAACAAAATTTAGATATGAATTTGAAATACTTAGTTAAAGAAGAAGGAAAAAAAGAACAACATATAATAGGAGGCAAAGAGTTAATAGGAAGAACTGAAAAAAATAGTGATGTTGTATCTTTGATGGAAAAAAATTTAAAAACAATTCCAAATTCGTTTTATTATCTAAAAGTAAAAGAAGCATTTGTAAATCATGCTGAAACAGTCTCTCAAAACTATAGCAACCTACTTGAATCAGAGCATGGTAATACAGCAAGATCTAGGAGTTTTTGGCCTAGTATAAAAGTATCAGATATACAAAGATTATCATCTCTACTTGGGAAAATGAATTTTAAGGATGTATGTGCTCCAGTAGAAGAATTCACTGGAAGAAAGAAACAAATAGAGGAGATATATACAAAATTACATGGGGGAGAAGTAATAATAGTAGGTCCATCTGGAATTGGCAAAACTCAACTAGCTAGAAAATTTGTTGAAGAAAACAAAGGAGTTTATCTTCATATCTATGAGGTAAATACTCAAGATATATTGTCCATGGAAAGTTCTTTTGATTCCCTTGTCCGAGATAGGCTAAGCATGTGTATGGAAAGAGAAAGAAATAAAGGAGAGGAAAAATGCCTATTCCTTTTTCAGGGAGTTAAAAAAGAAGATCTAGAGAGAATTTTAAAGATCAGAGGTAAAAGAGGTGGTTTTGACTGCTTATTTACTTCTTCTGATCAAGGTTATCAAGATATAGCAGAAGTGTCTTTAGATAGTCTTGGAGAAAAAGAAGCTATACAACTTGTAAAAAGAATTTTAGAGATAGCAGATAAGTCGCAAGATGAAAAAATAAAAGCACTAATAAGAAAACTCGAAGGTTTTCCATTAGCTATAAATCTAGCAGTAGCATGTATTAAAAACAAAGGATCAAGCTCTTTGAGCGAAGCATTTGGAATTTTTGAATATTTAATACAATACGAAAGTTTTAATCAGAAATTTCCACGAAACACTAGACAAAATGAATACGATAGAATACTGCAAATAACATTACTAATCTCGATGGAAACAATAGAAAAGATGAGTTCTGGAGAGAAAGTTCTAAAAATTTTAAATGCTATGGCTTATTTTGGTCATGGTACAATTGATCCCAATTTATTTCTTCCCTGGATTAGATATGAGGATAGGCTATACTCCATTTTTAAATTGCTAGAACAATATTCGATAATTTATCCAAAAAAGGAAGGTAAATACAAGGTCTATACTATGCATGAATTAATAAAAAAAGTAATACGTTCACAGTTTACCATAGATGAGGAAAAATACATATTAAGTTGTATAATAGAATTGGTATCTGAAACTGAAGGAGGGTTTTTAGATGTAGTTCACCTCTTATCTTTGTTTGATCATGGTCAAAAATATGACTATCTAATAGAAGAAAATAAGAATCTTCCTTGTTTAATTTTAAGTGGCTTAAATGAGTTATATGAGTATCAAAAAGTTATCAATCTTACGTCGCAATTATATCAATTACTTGCTGTAGATGATGGATATTCAAGGTTGATCAAATATGAGTTTGCCTGTGCGCGAGCTGGTTTGGGATGGTATGATAAAGCATTAAAAGTCTTTCTAGATTTGAAAAAATTAGAGAAGGTAAATGATGTATTTCCTTCTCTTGCTTTGGATAAAAAAATACTTTCTATTTATCTCAAACAAAAAAATTATAAAAAAGCATTGTCGTACAGTAAATACAATAACTTTATATTTACTAGTTCATTTAACGAAGAAATCATGGAACTTATAGAAGAACATCTAGATATGGCAGTTATTATAGCTGAAGTATTTGTAATGCAAAAAAGATATACTGATGCATTTACAACTTTGTACTATGTAAGACAACTGAGAAATGAAATTTTCCTTAAAATAAGTGATTTTAACTCCGATGATGATCCTTATCTTGATCCTTCCGAGGTGTATGAATTTTATAATTTAGATACAAAATATATCTATGCCTTAGCATATTTCTTTATGAGTCAAGAAAGAAAAAAAGTAACTATAAATGAAGAAGCGTTACCACATAAAGAAGATTTACCTCGTGAATTGAGTATAAAAGCTTTATTTAGGCAGCTACAAGATATTCTGATAAATCAAGAGAGTAGTCAGTACTTACAACCGGCTCCTTATTTTGTTGCAATAGAGGTAGGAAAAGTAATTCAAAGAGAATTAAGAGAGAAAGCATTGCAATATTTTGAGAAAGTGCTGAAGCTACAAAAAAATTATGGATTTTTAGATAATCATCCTAACGTACTATCTGTGAAGTTTTATATAGCTGTTTTACATAGTTGCTTAGAGGATAAAGAAAAAGCATTACAAGAACTTCAACGATTGCAAGAATTACAAGAGAAGGTTATAGGGATAAATCATCTTGATACTTTAGATACTGTATATGCTATACAAAAGTTGTTTACTAGAGATGAAGATAAATCAACATATTTAAAAAATGAGGTAGAAAAAAGAGAATCGCTCTTACAATTTGAAAAATCTGATTTGAATGCTAAGGGTGTTTCAATCTTAAAAGAGCTTTATGTAGAAAAAAATAGGGAAAGTTCTTCTTCAGTATCAAGTGAAGAGTTACTGCTAGGAAACAAAAGGTTTCTAGACACAGAGAGTACAAAAACTAAAAGGAGAAAAATAGATAACCAGCCAGCCAGTAAGATTTATCTTAACGATGTCAACGTAAATCTTAGCCGTCAGCAAGATGCTATAGTCAATTTATAATATTGACTGGCAAAACATTATCTTCTTACAACAGATGGGTCTAGATGCTTAAATTTCTAATATTATTTAATGATAATCTAAGGACAATTACAGTAAGGTTTCAGCAGAAGTTTAGATACATGGTTCCAGAGTGTGATGGTAGTGTAAATAAATGAGGAGCACTGTAAACATATAAATTCTTCCCGTGAGCTCCAACTCTAGCGATTCTTTTTTGAATAACAAAATTATAGTGTTTACTGGTAAGCTACGTGCTATGAGCAGAGGGGAGGCAAAAGTAAGAGCTAAAGTTTTAGGGGCAAAGATCAGTTCAAGCCTTTCTACTAAAACTGACTATTTAATTGCAGGAGAAGATCCAGGTTCAAAATATAAAAAAGCAATGGAATTGGGTGTGGAAATTTTATATGAAGAACAGTGGAACAAATTGTGCTAAACACAACTTAATCTGACGGGAATGAATTAACTGATAGAAGAATGGGAGTGTTAAATAAACTGTGTCAAATTGCATTTTTAGTTCAACTCAATTTTTAACCTACTAGGAAAAAAGATATCAAGTTGAGAGATAGTTAAAGCCCAATCATGTATAGGCATAGTCCATTTTTCTCTTACCTTTTTTATAGCACAATATACCTGTTTATACAAGGCATTTGTGCTAGTAAATGAGCCCTTGGTTTTAGTAAATTTTCTGATCTGTCTATGTAGTCCCTCAATAGGATTTGTGGTATAAATTAATTTTCTTACAGGGCCAGAATATTTTAAATAACTAGACAGATTTTCCCAATTATTCTGCCAAAACCAACGGATATTTTTCTCCCTATTTTTCCTCCAGTTCAAGTAAATAATTCTCGGCTATTTCTCTACTTGATATGTTTTTTTCAAATCATTCATGAAAACTTTTGCTCGATACATATTTCAGTGAATTTCTTATCTGATGTACTATACATTTCTGCTTTAGGAAATACGCTATTTATAGCTGTAGGAAAGCTTTTTAACACAAAGCTATCAGAATATCATCTACTCCTCTCTCCTTTAGGTCATTTAGTACTCCCAACCAGAACTTCACTTTCAGCCAAATAAAAACCCAAAACTTCTTTTCTGCCATTTTGCTAATATGTTATACATACATTTGCTTACACAATGCCCGTCCTCCTTGACCTTAAAAAACCATGAACACTATTGGATATACAGATTGCAGCGGACGACTGCGCCATTCGTTGATTACCAGTAACAATTTGTCAGTAATACTTGATATCTCTGCTGCAGATATTTTATATTTCTTCTACATGCGATGCTATATCCCATGCCACTGGCATATGTACTTAAAACCTTTGCTTCAAGTTCGGTTTGTTTGCCTTTTTCTGACTACTTGTGGCTCGAAACTTCCTTCTCTATCTCTTGGTGTCAATATTTCAAATACTTGTCCGTAAAGTCTTTGAATTTCTTCGGTTGTTTTCTTCGCTTTCAGCCGACAAATGGTTTTCTATCTCGCCTTCCCTCTAGCAGTTTTTTTATAAATGGTGTTAATGCTCCATCTCTTTCCGTCAATGGTCTTCCTTCTCGTATAGATGATAAGATATTTGTTTCTAATTCTTTATAGTCTACCAAACCGGTAGTTCTGTTTGCTTGACTCATTGTCAAACCTCCATTTTTTTATCAATTTATTACTTTACTTCTCGGTTTGACACAGTTTATTTAACACTTCCAATAAAAAAATATCAAAGTCATCATATTATATCACGAACCTTTTCCAAGACTTTTTTCATATTTTCGCTTGAAAGTGGAATTAAGCCAAGCCTAGATAAATATCCACCTTCAGTACTAATAGAGTCTACAACTTCTCTAATGAATTCCCTTAATCCATCAACAGTATCTAAGTGTTCTTTCTTTATATAAAGATATAAAGGCCTTGCTAACATATACTCCCCCGATGATATATTTTTATAAGTTGGCTCAATTCCTGCGATTGTGCTTCCTTGAATCTCATCTTGGTTTTTCGCTAAAAAGCTGAAGCTAAATATTCCTAAAGCATTTTTATTGCTCTTCAATTTTTGTATTATTATGTTTTCATTAATTCCAACTTCTATATATCTTCCATCATCTCTGATATTACTACATGCTTTCTTTCTTTTTTCTTGGTCTTGATAATTCTCTTTGAAAATCCTTGAGTTCATACATGAATATTGATCAAGCATAATAAAATTAATCAAAGTTTCATGTGTACCTGTATTTTGATGTGGGCCATAGATTTTAATTTCTGTTTTTGGTAGAGCTTGATTTACATCAGACCAAAATTTCTTGTTATTCTTTACTAATCTATCATTGTCTTCAGAATATGAAGATAAAGTTTCAAACAGGTCATTTTTTGTAAAATCAAATCTATGGCTTTGATTTGAATTTGCAATAACAATTCCATCATAGCCAATTATGATCTCTATTACTTCATTCACTTTATTTCTTTTACATAATTCTCTCTCTACTTCCTTCATAGGGCGAGATGAAGTAGTGATATCTGGTGTGCCTTCCCCTATTCCTGAACAAAACATTTTGAACCCTGATCCACTTCCTATCGATTCTACAACTGGAGTTTTAAAGGAAAATATACGGCTGAATTCTTCAGATATAAATGAGATAAAAGGAAAAACAGTTGAAGATCCAACAATTCTGATATATCTTCTGGCATCAACATTTGACAGTGGGATGAGTAATACAAATGCAAAAATAAGGAAAAGGCGTTTCAGCATCGTTTTCGCTCAAGAGTGTAAACTTAATTATCGTAATAAAAAATCAAACTGAAAAGCTTTTTTTCTAGATTTCAAAAGGTATAACGATCAAATGTGTGCGTAATGATGAGATCTGAATCACAGCATTCATACAACTGTATCTATATCGAATCCTCTTATGTTTTTCAATACTGAAAAATTCTTTCATATTAACTTAATGATGCAATATATCCTTTTCTTTAATAGATAAGTCATCATCGACTTTTTTTACATTATCATCAGTAATGTTTTGTATTTCCTTTTTGGCAACATGAAAATCATCTTCTGAGATTTCCTTATTTTTCTTCATTTCCTCTATTTCTTCCATAACATCTCTGCGTATATTTCTAATTGCAACTCGTGCATTTTCAGAAAATTGATGCAATAATTTCACTAATTTTTCACGAGTTTCTTGTGTTAAGTCTGGAAGAACTATACGTATAGTATTTCCTTCAACAACAGGATTTAAATTCAGGTTAGCATTGATTATCGCATTTTTTACTTCACCGATAACAGTAGCATCCCAAACTTTAACTGATAGAGTTTTGTTATCTATAGCTGAAACTCCTGCAACTTGGTTCAGTTTTTGATGTCCACCATAGATATTTACAACTATACCATCAAGTAATGATGCGTTAGCTCTACCAGTACGTACACCTTTCATATCATCGTGAAAAGACTGAATAGTTTTTAGCATTCTTTCTTTTGTTTTAGCTTTTATTTCGTTTAACATAAATTACCTAATGTTTACAATCTGAAACTATAGTATAAGTGCCTTGACCCTTAATAATATCAACCATTTTTTCTCTTTTTAAAGAAAAAACTACAATTGGGATAGAATTCTCACGAGCAAGTGAAATTGCTGATGCATCCATAACTTTTAAATCACGAGTTAGCAGATCTGTATAAGAAAGCCTATCATACATCACAGCATTCTCATTTTTTTTTGGATCGGCAGAATATACACCACTTACTTGAGTACCTTTTAAAATAACATCACAATTCATTTCAACAGCACGTAAAGCTGCAGCTGTATCTGTAGTAAAAAATGGGTTACCTGTGCCTGCTGCAAAAATGACTACTCTACCTTTCTCTAAATGATGAATAGCCTTCCTTCTTATATAAGGCTCACATATAGTAGTCATGGGTATAGCAGACAACACCCTAGAGACTATAGAGCTTTTTTCTAAAAAATTTTGCAAAATTAAAGCATTAATGACAGTACCAAGCATTCCAATATAATCACTGCTTGCTCTTTCACAGCCACTTAAAGATGCTGATGCACCACGAAAAATATTCCCACCACCAACAACAATACAAACTTGAACTCCGAGATTACAAACTTCAACTATGTCTTTGGATAGTTTATCTATAACTTCCATATCATGGCCAAATAGCTTTGATCCCATCAAAGCCTCCCCAGAGATTTTGAATAACACTCTGGGGTACTTTACTTCTGAAGTTTTGTTACTTATTTGCACCATCCAAAGTAAGTAACTTATAATTAGCTAATTTAACAGCACTTGATTCTATAAAATCAGCAATCTTCATTTTATCATCTTTTATAAACTTCTGCTCTAGCAGAACAACTTCTTCATAGTATTTAGCCATTCGTCCATCTACTATTTTTTTCGCTACCTCTTCAGGTTTATTTAAGCTCTTTACTTGCTCCTCAATTATAGAACGCTCATTGTTTAATTTTTCTTGATCTAAATCATCTATAGATAAAGCTTCAGGTTTCATAGCAACTACATGCATAGCTATTTGCTTTCCAATCTCTTGTTTATCACCAGATGATTGCAATGCTACTAAAGCACCAATCTTACCTAAGCCATGCATATCACCATGTACGTATCCAGAAATAATCCCATCTTTAGTCTCTAGGTAGCAAAGATTGCTTAACTCTAACTTCTCACCAAGAACCGATGTACCACTCATAATAGCTTCCTGCACTGTACCAACATCTTCATATTTGGCATTTTTTAACTCATCAAGACTAGTACAACGTTCTTGACAAGCAATTGATGCTAAATTTGAAACTAATGCTATGAACTTCTCATTTCTAGCAACAAAATCAGTTTCACAATTGACTTTAACCAATACACCATAATTTTTAGCCAAGCACATAGCAATAAGCCCATCCGAAGCTACTCTATCAGACTTTTTGTCAGCTTTAGCAAATCCTATTGTACGTAACCTATCAACGGCTTTCTTAATATCACCATCACACTCTTCTAACGCTTTCTTACAATCGCTTAAGCCAAGCCCTGTTCTATCGCGTAATTCCCTTATACTACTTGAATCCATCTTCATTTACTTACTACTACCTCCTTTGCTGTTTCAACCTTAATACGCTTCTTTTTAGTTTGCACAATATCCTCTTCTTTTCCTTGAATAAGCTCATCATCCTTAACTCTAGACCTTGTCAAACTAGACTCTATTCCAGCTAATATAGAATCAGCAACTAATTTACAATAGAGCTCTATTGATTTTCTTGAATCATCATTTCCTGGTATAGGATAGGCAATACCATCTGGATCAGAATTGGTATCAAGTACTCCAACTACAGGAATACCCAGTTTTTTAGCCTCTTTAACCGCTATATGCTCTTTGTTAGTATCAATAATAAATAAAATATCAGGAACTGCTCCCATTTCTCTAATTCCACCCAATTCTTTATCAAGCTTTTTTCTTTTCTTTTCAATGTTTCCTAATTCTTTTTTTGTTAAGATGCTATCTTCATCATTGGATATTTTCTCATATTGTATCAAAGTTTTTATCGAAAAAGAAACAGTGTTCCAATTAGTAAGCATACCACCAAGCCATCGATCATTTACATAATACTGACCACAACGAACTGCTTCACTTGCAACAATATCTAAAGCTTGAAATTTCGTACCAACAAATAAAATGCGACCATCTTGAGATGCAACATCGTATAAAGCTTTCATCGCCGCCTCTAACAATGGTAATGTTTTTCGTAAGTCTATTATGTGTATACGATTCTCTTGATGTATACCATATATATATGGGGCCATTTTCGCATTCCAGCGACTAACTTTATGGCCAAAATGCACACCAGATTCAGCTAAATCACGTATAGTAACTTTAGGCAAATTTGTCATATTTACTCCTCCAAATAGTTTATCCTCCATGGCATAACCCTAACGGGACTACTTGCATAAGCCATGTGTGAAATTAAGTTATTTACATGGTAATAAAAAAGACAAAAAAGCGCAAACAAAAAATATTGACAAGTGGCAACACGTTGATTAGCTTTAAGGTTGCAAACGTTAAAAAGCAATGGGGGGTGTAGCTCAGTTGGTTAGAGCGCATGCCTGTCACGCATGAGGTCGTGAGTTCAAGTCTCATCACTCCCGCCATTACAGCAGAAACACCTTAAAATTCTTTAAGTTTCTTATTAATTTGAATTAATTTCTTTCAGAGACTTGACATGATATTGTAATTGCTGCTTAATCTATTTAATTTTATTATTAATAATTGGGATTAAATATGTTCATTTCTGAGGTTTTTGCGGCAGATGCGACTAACAATGTATCAGTATCTGTTGCTAACTTTATTCCACTCATTTTAATATTTGTAGTATTTTATTTTCTCATTATTCGCCCCAATCACAAAAAACTAAAAGAACATAGAAGGATGATAGATCAAATAAAACGTGGTGATACGGTTATTACTTCTAGTGGAATAATAGGTGAAGTAAACAAAGTTGACGAAGTAAATGCACAACTAATACTAGAAATAGCACCAAAAATTGAAATAAAAATCCTAAAGTCTGCTATATCTGAAATCTTAAATAAAGAAATTCAAAAGCCAGTAGCTAAATCTATTGAAAAAAGCAAAGTTGAAAAGAATGGCAAGAAAAATAAACTAGAGGAAAGTAAAAAAGACAAAAATGCTTCATAATTTAAGAAGTGTGTGGAATATTAGGTATAGTAAGTAGCGGTGATTCAGTAATACCAACTTTACTAACCGCGTTGCAAAAATTGGAATACAGAGGTTATGACTCTTCAGGTATAGCAATTATAAATAATAGAGGTAAGATAGAAGTAAAAAAATCAGAAGGTAAAGTTGAAAGATTGTGTGAAGTTGTTCATGAGAGCAAGATATCTAGTAGCAAAGTTGGTATAGCACATACTCGTTGGGCTACACATGGAGCTCCAAATCTTAAAAATGCTCATCCCATTTATATAAATAATGTTGTTGTTGCTCATAATGGCATAATTGAAAATTACAATATATTAAAAAAGGATCTGGAGGAAAAGGGAGTATCTTTTCATACCGACACTGATACAGAAGTAATACCAAACATATTAACTGCATATCTTAATGAAGGATTGTCACCAGTTGATTCTATATTACAGTGTCTAAACAATTTACAAGGTTCACTTGCTTTGGCTTTATTATTTGCAGAATATCCAGATACTTTATTTGTTGCAAAAAGAAATTTGCCTTTAGCAATAGGATATAACTGTAATAAAGTGTTTGCTGCTTCTGATACTAATACTTTGAATTCATTTGTAGAAAAAATATTGCATTTAGAAGATAATGATATTGCAGTAATAAAATCTAACGAATTCAGTATATATAATAATGGTATACAAGTTAAACGCAGAACAGAAAATAGCAGTCCAAGAAATTTTCTAATTAGTAAAAATGGTTACCCTAGCTTTATGCTAAAAGAAATTTTTGAGCAACCGTATGCATTAAACAAAACAATAAATCAATTTTATAAACAATATAAAGAAATCAACAAAGAATTATTTTCTGAACTAGGTTACATTACTATAGTTGGATGCGGTTCATCCTATTTTTCTGGACTAATAGCAAAGTGTTGGCTGGAAAGTATTGCTCAAATTCGGGTATATCTAGAAATCTCGTCAGAATTTAGGTATAGCAGCGTCAAGCTCGAAGAAGGTAGTATTGGCTTATTCATTTCTCAATCTGGTGAAACTGCAGATACTATGGAAGCACTACGTTATGCGAGATTGCAGAAACAAATGATCATTAGCATAATTAATACATTTAATAGCAGCATAGAAAAAGCCTCAGATATTGTATTGCATACTCTTGCTGGACCTGAGATTGGTGTTGCTTCGACAAAAACCTTTTCTACGCAGCTTGCAATTTTAGCATGCTTTGCTGTAGAGCTTGGAAAAATAAAAGGTATACTGGGTAGAGAGAGGATAAAGGAACTAAGCGGTGCTATTAATTCCATTCCCGAACA from Wolbachia endosymbiont (group B) of Parapoynx stratiotata harbors:
- the glmS gene encoding glutamine--fructose-6-phosphate transaminase (isomerizing) — protein: MCGILGIVSSGDSVIPTLLTALQKLEYRGYDSSGIAIINNRGKIEVKKSEGKVERLCEVVHESKISSSKVGIAHTRWATHGAPNLKNAHPIYINNVVVAHNGIIENYNILKKDLEEKGVSFHTDTDTEVIPNILTAYLNEGLSPVDSILQCLNNLQGSLALALLFAEYPDTLFVAKRNLPLAIGYNCNKVFAASDTNTLNSFVEKILHLEDNDIAVIKSNEFSIYNNGIQVKRRTENSSPRNFLISKNGYPSFMLKEIFEQPYALNKTINQFYKQYKEINKELFSELGYITIVGCGSSYFSGLIAKCWLESIAQIRVYLEISSEFRYSSVKLEEGSIGLFISQSGETADTMEALRYARLQKQMIISIINTFNSSIEKASDIVLHTLAGPEIGVASTKTFSTQLAILACFAVELGKIKGILGRERIKELSGAINSIPEHVEHVLNVMEIQHISGSILEHNNIIIIGRGSSYGVAMEGALKIKELSYINTIGIAAGEMKHGSIALIDSTVLVIAIIPYDNLFFKTLSNIQEIIARKGKVIAFSDKQGAPLLKGICIDVVQLPEVDNFVSPIIYSVAMQFLAYSIAEKKGLDVDCPRNLAKSVTVE